TGAATAGgtaaatgtcaattttatatgatgtaataatttttttttcttatctacttaatatttttaaaacgataatcAGTCGTATACTTCTCGTCATTCTGGTAGTCGGTCATTTACCTTagtattagttttttttctatgattaaCAAGTTTCCAGAAAATAATCAActgtttatattttgtttaaggactcatactaattttttatcaaataaggTCAGTTGAGTcgtagttaaaataataaatcccaCACTAAGCACGGCATGTACATCGACAACacatagtatttttattatgtacttttctaatattttttagcttgATTCCTAAATATCAACAAAATTCGTATATAAATACCTACAACATAATTGAAACGCCTGATTTTAagtttatgtaaattttaatttcaatgtaaTTGCAATGTATTGttaactattaaattaattttataaaaaataatttgttacaaACTGTTAAATGTGATGAACTTTCGAATTTGGGACAACTTGgaacttgaattttaaaactcgAAACCAGCAAATGTTAAATTTAgtgtaaaagataaaaaaatttttttttttcaatttttaagtaCATCCCTAATTGAAAGgaacgattcgaaacgatttgcaatgttaaatgtCCATAAGAAAGGCGATttgaaagtattcaaaagcattaaaaagtagtgaaaattttttgtttgtaatcgttttaaatcgtttcttttaataagggattattaacgaaaaattataCATCAAATAACTCAAAAGgtggtaaaatatatttcaaattcaatcGTTATTTTACTtacgatttttataaaattccaaattgtCTCGAATGCAGACGCTCCTTATATTCGGAGAAAAATGAgcctttaaaaaatatacaaatttttattatgctgtcgaccCAACTTGAAGCAGGAAGTTGAATtgccaaaaaataaatacgctatactacaaaaaatataatatacttaaaacttattgataaattgtaatgaatattattcGTCTAAATTAGGAATTACAGtagaaaataaacaatttttagaggCTCACATGACAATTATAAtgcagcataataatttttaaacgacTCAACTTCCTGTTTTAAGTTTGGttgacagcataataaaaattcgtacaaTTTTTGGCTCCATTGTTTTCCGTGTAATGAATagttttgagatttttttttttacatagaaAATGTTTTCATATCCTTTGTAGTGAGTAATTGAAAATCACTTAAATAAgcgtaaaattattaacgcttgaattttagttatttgtgaaaggaaataaaatttacagtaattaaaactaaacaaATTTCTAGCGCTAAAATTAAGGTTTAAAGGAAAATGTGAAGTACATTGGGAAAAAAGAACTGGTAGTGGTAAAAATTCACGAACTACATATTTTACTGGAGAAGAAGAATATTTTCGTACTGATCTATGTCTTTTTGGAAGCACAGGTACTTTTAGTctatttaaactattaaatagtttttttattgttatatatcgacgttctaattagcaaattgtctaacttaatatttttcattaggTGATTCTGTGCAATGTTCAGATAGTCATtgtcagaaaaaatattattttagtaacctagacaaaaatattatgcaTATACTAGATATGGAAttgatttttagatgaaaaaaaaattttttaattacttttttttcgcataaatCTAGGATTTTCTGAAATGGAGTTAGACCATTTGTtaattagaacgtcgataTTATACAGCTAAAAAACTGcaaatttctcattttttaatgttttcaattatctatgtttcattaattcaataaGGTGGTGATACGATCGAAATGTTAGCTGGTCATCACGTTTTTCCTTTTAATTATGCACTCCCACGAAATATTCCAAGCAGTTACGAGCATAGTATTGGTTCTGTCGAATATTCTATCAAAGCAATAGTAGACAGACCATGGAAATTTGATCATGAAACTGCAATAGTTTTTACTATCGAAACACCATTTGAATTAAATCCAGAAACACATTCgttggtaatttaattaattattacttacattgaaatttaaagctAATTGTCTTACGACActtcttatatttaattaccgcccaatattgttaataaaaatttaagatagGGATTGATGATGAGAAGGAAGAGGATTATTGTTGCATTTTACCATGTATCAGTAAAGGAAGCATGATCTATAATTTTCGATTGCCAACAACTGGCTACGCTTGTGGTGAAGCCATTCAAACGACAGTTAATATAAACAGCCGATCCGATTCTGTCGAAGTTGATGAGATTGACGTAAAACTTGaacaagtaaatattattgttatctatagattttatttctaacccttcgctaagaaaattattaacctTTGTgaaatcgtaatttttttatactaaaaaatttccgcAAGAAAGTAGATTTCCATGCACGATCGCCTTATGGGAAAACAAAATCTGAAACACATGTGATACAACAAAGTAAACAATCAGGTCCGTTTGGTAAAAAATGTGATGTAGTAATTGGATTGCAAGTGCCGTCCGTTCCTCCATCAAAACTTCAGCATTGTAATCTTATAGACATTAGTTATCGAAttcatattgaattaaatgtttCTGGGCTGTAAGTAATTTCCTGGTAATTTTACAtgttcattaattattgaaccGAATAATGACAAATGTTTAATCTATACAGTCATTGTAATACTGAAAGATactatgatattttaattggaacaAGACCTGCAACAATCATGTCAACGCAACAAGTTGTTTTTCCAGTTTCTCATTTTGGACAACCACCAATTACTGCACCAACTGCACCATTTGATTATTCTTCATCGACCAATCCTACATCAGCATTTCCAAATCCGAATGTTCCATACCCAATGCCTACTCCAACTACATCACAAAGTGAAAAAGTTTCTG
The sequence above is drawn from the Microplitis demolitor isolate Queensland-Clemson2020A chromosome 3, iyMicDemo2.1a, whole genome shotgun sequence genome and encodes:
- the LOC103575306 gene encoding arrestin domain-containing protein 2 gives rise to the protein MSLQTFEIKLDNPTATYGSGAMITGQVIIDLTKAKKMRALKLRFKGKCEVHWEKRTGSGKNSRTTYFTGEEEYFRTDLCLFGSTGGDTIEMLAGHHVFPFNYALPRNIPSSYEHSIGSVEYSIKAIVDRPWKFDHETAIVFTIETPFELNPETHSLIGIDDEKEEDYCCILPCISKGSMIYNFRLPTTGYACGEAIQTTVNINSRSDSVEVDEIDVKLEQKVDFHARSPYGKTKSETHVIQQSKQSGPFGKKCDVVIGLQVPSVPPSKLQHCNLIDISYRIHIELNVSGLHCNTERYYDILIGTRPATIMSTQQVVFPVSHFGQPPITAPTAPFDYSSSTNPTSAFPNPNVPYPMPTPTTSQSEKVSAPYSQFPMPGPTPYPIQSGPNQYPPPAAPYPTQSGSNQYPPPGAPYPTQPGPGQYPPPSTTPYPNQPGTGFTYPSAPGFQPPQNIEFVPSNPMSPFNYPPEQLPPSYDSVIARDYTK